From the Geobacter sp. genome, the window GTCGTCGGGGGGATCGGCAGGGGCGCTCTCATGTCGCTCAATCGGGCAGGATACCGGGTGTTTCAGGCAAAGGGGCAACTTGTGCGAGATACCCTGGCAGATCTGAAGACCGCAGCACTGCAGGAATTCTCGCCCGCAAGCGTCTGTGGCGGCCATGCCTCCGGACATGGCGCAGGTCAGGGGCATGGCGGCGGTTGCTGCCACTGAAGCGAAGGGTAACCGATGGCGCGTCCCAGAAAACCACGACAGTGCAGTTGTCCCCACCGGGCAGCCTTTGCAGCGGTATTCAAGCCGGCCGGGACCCCTTTAGGGGAACTGGAAATGGTGGTACTCTACCACGACGAACTGGAAAGTCTCCATCTGTGCGATGGTGAGGGGATGACGCAGGCAGACGCAGGAGCCTGCATGGGGGTGTCACGGGGTACGGTGCAGCGGTTGCTGAGCGAGGCACGGCGAAAGGTTGCCGATGCCCTTGTGCATCAGAAGGCATTGGCGCTGACCCAACGGGAAGTGGCAGTCGATCGGTCTATACCCGATACTGCCACATCCTGAGGGTCAGAGCTGTTGTGTTTGCAGGGAAAACCCGGCCGGTCTTCGTTACTGTCCAAAGGTATAGAATACCGCCAGACCGCCTCCGACCTCGGGGCTGCCATCGCTGAAGCCTTTGGAGAAATAGCCTTCCAGCGAGGTGGTGGTCATGAACTGCCAGGCAAACTTCACCCTTCCCTCGAACGGTGCCGGCGAGCCGTCGGCCGGTGCCGTTGCCCCTTTGGCAAGAACCGCCCCGTAAAAACTGTCGCTGATCTGGTAACCGATGCCACCGTTGTAGTTCAGGTAGTCTTTGGTTGCATAAAGGTCTGACTCTCCCTGGAAGACATAGACCCCTTCCAGGAAAGGCTGCCAGTCACCCAGCCATTTGCTGAGTGCCAGACCGGGGCCTGCGTCGAATTCGCCGGTGCCGAGCCCCTTGTCCCTGTCAGCAGTCGGGAACTTGAGGTACAGGGTGCTGCGTAACCGCGGCAGCAGACCTGCGTCTTCCACCATCACATAGCCTGCGGTGAGGGTAATATCGCCGAGCCCCCCTTGCGAAGAGTCGGGATCGATGGTGCCGGAACCCGATGACTGACTCCCCGGGCCGGAAAGGAAGCGGCCATTCTGGACACCCGCGACCGTGGATGCACCGGCAACTCCGGACCGCCGGTAGGGCATGACGGTGCCATAAACCGTGGCACTGTTGCTTTGATACACATAGGGAATCGTCAGTTCGAGGTCGATCCGGTCAGTGGGGTAATAGTCGACGATCAAGGGTACGGCGAGGAAATCCGTCCGGGTGTCGGTGCCGTAGGTGCCGCTGGCATAATCGAAGCCGGTGCCGACGGAAAAGGGAGCGCCAGCGCCATCCGGTAACGTCCCGGCTTGGGCAGGTACTCCTGCTGTCTCAAAGGCCAGGCAGCAGAACAGCGCAACCAGGGTTACCCTTTTCCATGGAGATGCAATCATGGTCCCTCCGGACAGACATTCCCTGCCTCTGCGAAATTGTAAACGCTCTACCCACCTCATCATTTGCCCTGCCGCATCATCCGCTGGCCATCAGTAGCCGTGCCGGCACCTGCCGGGCTTCCCATGACGCGACGGAACTCCTGGTGTTTCAACATCTCGTGCTTCAATTCCTGGTTCTGCTGCATTTCCTGAGCCATTTCGCGATTGCGGGCCATCTCACGGCGCATCTGCTGATTCTGCATCATTTCCTGCATCATCTCGTGGTTCTGTAGCAGTGTCTGACGCAGCTCGCGGTTTTGCATCATCTGCCGCATGAAGAGCCGATGCTGGAAACACTCGGCACGGAGTTCGCTGTTCCGGAGCATTTCCCTGATCCGCTCCCGGTCCCTGAGCAGTTCCTGGCGCTTGGTCTTGTCCTGGATCTGCTGCCGGAGCTGGAGCCGTTCCTGGCTCATGGTGGTCAGCTGGGTCTGGTCGGCGCTCCAGCCAGTGCCGGCCGACATGAATACGGCCATGATCATTCCCGTTATTACGATTTTGAGTGCCCGCATGGCGTCTGTCCTTTCATTTCCAAGACCGGTTTCCAGCCGCTATCTGCCAACCCTGCCGTTTCGCAATTGCCGCATCTGCATGGGACGTTGACGTTCGGAGGC encodes:
- a CDS encoding DUF134 domain-containing protein; protein product: MARPRKPRQCSCPHRAAFAAVFKPAGTPLGELEMVVLYHDELESLHLCDGEGMTQADAGACMGVSRGTVQRLLSEARRKVADALVHQKALALTQREVAVDRSIPDTATS
- a CDS encoding diguanylate cyclase gives rise to the protein MKLCFPIMKNQGLDSAVFDHFGSAPLYLVVDSESEQFSVQENCDKGHAHGACNPARAVQGLGVDGIVVGGIGRGALMSLNRAGYRVFQAKGQLVRDTLADLKTAALQEFSPASVCGGHASGHGAGQGHGGGCCH